The following proteins are co-located in the Callithrix jacchus isolate 240 chromosome 10, calJac240_pri, whole genome shotgun sequence genome:
- the OR10A4 gene encoding olfactory receptor 10A4: MPSEVLGRRMMWENWTIVSEFVLVSFSALSTELQALLFLLFLTIYLVTLMGNVLIILVTTADSALQSPMYFFLRNLSFLEIGFNLVIVPKMLGTLIIQDTTISFLGCATQMYFFFFFGAAECCLLATMAYDRYVAICDPLHYPVVMGHRSCAQLAAASWFSGFPVATVQTIWIFSFPFCGPNRVNHFFCDSPPVIALVCADTSLFELEALTATVLFILFPFLLILGSYVRILSTIFRVPSAEGKHKAFSTCSSHLLVVSLFYSTAILMYFRPRSSASPESKKLLSLSYTVVTPMLNPIIYSLRNNEVKAALKRVIHRTLGSQKL; encoded by the coding sequence ATGCCCAGTGAAGTCCTGGGCAGAAGAATGATGTGGGAAAACTGGACAATTGTCAGTGAATTTGTTCTTGTGAGCTTTTCAGCCCTATCCACTGAGCTTCAGGCTCTactgtttctccttttcttgacCATTTACCTGGTTACATTAATGGGCAATGTCCTCATCATCCTGGTCACTACAGCTGACTCTGCACTACAAAGTCCTATGTACTTCTTCCTCAGAAACTTGTCCTTCCTGGAGATAGGTTTCAACTTGGTCATTGTGCCCAAGATGCTGGGGACCCTGATCATTCAAGACACAACCATCTCCTTCCTTGGATGTGCCACTCAgatgtatttcttcttcttttttggggCTGCTGAGTGCTGcctcctggccaccatggcataTGATCGCTATGTGGCTATCTGTGACCCCTTGCACTACCCAGTTGTCATGGGCCACAGATCCTGTGCCCAGCTAGCAGCTGCTTCTTGGTTCTCAGGGTTTCCAGTGGCCACTGTGCAAACCATATGGATTTTCAGTTTCCCTTTTTGTGGCCCCAATAGGGTGAACCACTTCTTCTGTGACAGCCCTCCTGTCATTGCACTGGTCTGTGCTGACACCTCTCTGTTTGAACTGGAGGCTCTGACAGCCACTGTCCTattcattctctttcctttcttgcttATCCTGGGATCCTATGTCCGCATCCTCTCTACCAtcttcagggtgccctcagctgaGGGGAAACACAAGGCCTTCTCCACctgttcctcccacctcctggTTGTCTCTCTCTTCTACAGCACTGCCATCCTCATGTATTTCCGACCCCGATCTAGCGCCTCTCCCGAGAGCAAGAAGCTGCTGTCACTCTCTTATACAGTGGTGACTCCCATGTTGAACCCCATCATCTACAGCTTAAGGAATAATGAAGTGAAGGCTGCACTGAAGCGGGTTATCCACAGGACCCTGGGTTCTCAGAAACTATGA